The DNA segment CATACAATGAAAACTTGATGAAAAAATCTGCAATGTGAAAGGAGCATCACACGACTAAAATACACAATGCTTTTTTACCAGGAGAGATTTTTGAGACAGTAAGATATTTACAACACAAACTAGAATCACTtcagcttttgcattttctctcGTTTCTTCCTCTCTGAAATGACCCCAGGCTGGCCCTTGCCCTTGCTTTGGGGTACCTACCTTGGATTTGTATCTTAGGAGGCTGAGAGATATGGAATAAACTCTCATTACCTCTTGCTAATGTAAAGCACCGCACAGCAGATGCCTGAAGCCCTGCTCAGTGGGGTCGATGTAAAACAATAGCGGACCCCTGGCAGGACCTTCCCTTCAACCTCCACAGGACTCACTGTAATGGAGAGCGTGCTCTGTGGCTGTCCATTTAAAAAGCCTTGCCTTCACAGAGCTTGCAGCGATGTGGCCGCCTTCTTGTTGTGCTAACTAGGAATTCCCATTAATTGATATCACTATCGAGAGTCCCCCAGCCTCAGTGCAAGCAGCAGGGGTTATAGTGCATGAGAAGGCCCCCATGCAATGGCATTGCTGTGAGTTAATAGAGTCCTAACGAGCTGAAAGGTGAGATCCTGCACTAGGAAACACAGGACCAGATCATGAAAAACACAGCACACCACCAGGCGAGAGCTCAAGCATCTTTAGTTGGGGGTAGCCCAGCTGGTACAGGGGCCCATGTGGCAACAGCCACACCGCTGTAGGCTACAAGGAGTCAATGGCAGCATCCCCAGAGCCATCATTTCCACCCAGCAGCGCAGGCTAAGTGGAAAACTCAGCGTGGCATTGCACAGCGGCTGCAGCATGTCTCTCCTGCACAAGGCCAGGGACCTCCCCTGGCGAGGCATCAGATCAGCGACGATTTGGGCACCGTATGGTCCCTGCTTCCAGGCGCCCCCAGGAATGGAACATTACGTTGCCAACTCTTACAGCCTGAAATTACACTAACCTCCGCATATTTTTCAGAGGCCACATCTACAGTTTTAGTGGAGGGCAGAAATGGGAAGGTCTTGGGACCAGACTGTCTCTTCTACACCTGTAAGCCTGCAAACACAGCCAGAGCTTCCTCCAAGACCTAAGTGTCCAAGGGGCTTGGGCACATTCATACACTGCTTCGAGCACTCAGAGGTTGTCCTCAGGAGTGGGTAATGATGCTCAGTGAGCTGAAGGTGGGAATACTTGCATTTGTTCACTTGGTTGCAGTAAAGACTTAAGACAATTGAAAACTTTTCAGAGCATGCTTAGAATAAACAGTCATTCTTTATCATACAGAGTCACGCCTTACACATAAATAATTTGAATGGTTCACTCTTTCACGGAAAGTAACAGAGAAAAACCTTCAAGGTTGATACATGGGAGCTGGCATTACAAATCACACAGGGTCAAACCCAAATCCTGCACCCAAACATTCAGACATTTGGTTCCAGAGTTAATCTATATAccacctcccacccctgccctaGAAGGAACTGAATCAGGACCCTCCTTGGAAGACCATGCACATCATCAACCTCTGGTTATGGATCCCAACCCTGCAACCTCGTCCCCATTGCTGAAATTCAGTCCTTTACATTTGCAGTGGTATGAAATCCTGGTTGGAAGCTGCAGAAGGAGCTGTAGCATTCTTCAAGGTGCATTATCCATAGGTTTTTGGAGATGACTGAACTAACTAAGCCTACCCAAGCCGGATCCCTTGCAGCTATTTCTATATCTTGGCTGACAAGCTGGTTACCAAAGCAGCAAGGTATTGCACAGTCTAGCAACATCTGACTAAAACTGGGATCATTTATATGGAACAGCAGTGTGGGAACAGATAAAGAAACTAGCAGGGCTGCAATGAGAAATCTGAGCTTTGATCAAGGAGACAGCAGCATTTGactgagctggcagggagatCCCAtcccaaagcaaaataaagtatgtcattcttttcagcagaagaaattctCCCCAGTGGTTTGTTCCTCCCAGGATCATTTTATGTGGTCTTATTGTCTTTAAAGTTTTTCCCCTGAGGAAGCCGATCGTTTAATATAGACTACAGCGTCAGCATCCGGTATTAAATCAGTCAGGCTACTCTGAAACGAGGCAAGTGGGCGtcctggaaaggaaataaaaatacaagtttaatACAGAAGATAGGCTCACCTTGACCCATGCTATTTATTGCAAAAGACACAGGAACACACTGCGTGCTCAATGGACGGTCACTCCACCCTGCCACAGATACATTTTACACACCCAGTAAACTCAGATGCTCAGCGAGTGTGCACAGGAAAGGACAGCCGGGCCCCAGAGGCTTTCACGTCTTGCTTGGCTTTACCAAGCTGCCCTAAAAGGGATCAATATGTTCCCACAGCTCTCATTAATCCAACTGGCAAAGTTAGGCACTTGGCATTTCAGCCACACACTTTTGGCATGTTCGGCTGCAAAGATGAGCTGTAAAtgtgtgaggaagaaaaatgtcaaaGGGAAACATTAACAGACCACAGGCACAGTGCAGGATGGTGGGGATCAGCATCCGAGCCAGGTGCTGCAGACAGGATCTTCTGTcccatgtgctgctgcttctgcatcccCATGGCTGTTTTAAGCAGGGTTCCttccagccaggcacagcaacTAACAGCTGCCCCATGAGGAAGCCAGATGCGATGTGTTAGGCACAACTCACACAATCCATTGCTGGTGTGAAACCAGCTCTGAGAGATTTACGTTGCATCCTAAGCCCTCTTATGTCACTAGTTAGCCACATGCCAACTGCACACAAACCCATGGAAAAGCTGCGGTTTTGGtagttttggggttgtttttttaactgtcatgTAAACTGACAAGATGCGATTCTTCAGCACCATCGTGAGTGAAAACACTCATTTACCTCATTTAGTGTTTCACTTTATAAGTAACAATTTAGCCCATGATTGAAGTATCAGCTAAATGAGGTAATTTATAATAATCCTGTAAACATGCTAATCGCAAGAGGCTATAATCAGAGCTAATTACAGGGACACTTTGGAAATCCATTGGTTTGGGGCTTTAGTTTTGATAAAGGGGATAACAACTTGTAAGCTATGATTCTTTTAATTATAACAATAGTAACCACGTTCTTTTACATAGCTTCTTTCATGtctaaaaaacccacaactttttTCAAACTATACATACCACAGGAATTGTTTAGCCTAACACCAAAGTGAAGCCATCtctgcatgaaataaataactGTTCAACAATGCCTAGCAGTCCCGTGCAAAATGTGTAGAGGAAAGAAGGTGCAGAAGGAGAATCTAACTTCTCTTGTGCCTCCTCACAAATATTCAGGGGGACCCTTGGatgcccaccacagcagccaTCTGGTCTTCAGTGTAAGGAAGGCAGCTTCTGTATGTGCCTGTAGGCTTAAAGAACTgtggaggaaggcagcagcagcatccccactCGTGACTGAGGAAGCAGGGGCATCATGTGGCGGTACTGTCACGTCTACCCATGCTCACCTGTCCACGTCCTCTGCTGGGTGACAATAAAACTCTGACACTGCGACTGGGAGTTACAAATTGCGGCAGCTTCCTCGGCGCTGTGAACAGAGAGCAGGCACCCCAGGTGGCTGTAGGAGGGCCAGCACTTGTAGTCTTCTCCTTCTACCGTCCGGAAGCCCTTCAGGGAGATGTAGCCTGGGAACAGAAAGAGGGTGCTTAGGGGAACAATAAAGTGCACTTTCTGAGACTTGTTACACTATACACTTAGGATGTTGCACTTCAGCAAAACTCTTAAAGGAAATGCCATAGGGATAGATGGAACTGACTGGCTTTGATGGAGTACGTGGAGCTGCAAAGTTAGAAGAAACCCAGATCCTGACCTTTGGTTCTGCTATGGAGCACAGGACAGAACTTGCCCCATGGATATAAGAGAGGGGGCAGAGCTCTCAAGGGTGAAGGGACAGGGGAGTGACTGCAGGGGAGGGTGAGAGGGGAAGGCTGCTGTACAGACCGACAGACCCTCCACTTCTTCTCTGGAGAAGCCAGCctcacgacagcccatcccacaCCTCAGCCCCAACAGCAGAACCAGCTCATTGCAGATCCAGCACCGAGCTACGTGGAGCCCCAAAGCCCGGTGGGGGAAAGGGAGGCCAGATCCTGCTCCAGGGGGATACCAAAGACATGACAAGCCTAAGCAGGTGATGTCCAGGCTATCGTTCATTGACTGCTAAGTCTCTGGGATGGTGATCATTTTGGTACATTGCTATTGGGCCAGTTGTCAAGCCAACAGGTAGGTGTTGTTGGAAAATACTAGTAATTCCTGTTAAAGCTGCTGGTCCTTCAGTGCAAATGATGGGATAACTTTGTTCATAATGGTGCAAATTCCAGTTCTTTCACACATAAAGAGATTTCCTTCCACAAGCCACCGTCACCACCCCACCATCTCAAGTGAATGCTCAAGAAAATGTAAGCCACAGTAACCGCTGGCCTTTTGAAGCCCTTCTTTTAAGTAACCTCATCCCTACCACCAAACAGGTCCTTTTCAGAGAAATGTACCCCATAAAGCCTCATTTATGCATTCACAGGTCCAACACGATAGTCTCCAGAAAAAAGAGATTCAGAGGGCACCAAGACCCCAGCTACTTTGTCACAGTCATCTCAGTGTTGTCACCTCCCTGCTGTATGTTCCTGTAATAACCTGTGCGCAGCAGGCAGAAGCCACCAAGTGAAACAGGAAGTTTCAGCATCAGCCTGGAAAACTGACCTGTTGGTTCACAGGATAAGATGACCCCAAGGACAGACAGGAGACACTCAGTTAGCTACTCTGGTCTAGTTGCTTAAGCTATCCCAAATATAATCACTTGAAACACTGATGCACATTATGAGAAGAGTATTTAGAAGCAGTGCAAACACATGTCCATATGTAGGCCAGATTGTCTGCACTGCATTTACGTTGCAAAGCAATGCAATCATGCATAGCACCCATatcaaaaaacaacaaaagtcTGCTCAAAAAAAGAGGTACTTTTGGTGCCTTTCCTAGTGGCTACACACTGCTTGCATGTATGGGTATCTGGTCCAATTCCTATCTCCAAGCTCCTCACTCCCTCATTCAAAATCATTcaccttttaaaagaagaggTCTTTTCTGCAGATAGAGCCCAGACTTGTACAGATGTAAAACgttttcaaaagctttcaggGTTTCATTTATTCCATATCGTAAATTACCTAcgttgaaagaaaaagatgaccAAGATGAGTAATTCCACAAAATACCATTTAGAGACTTCTaataaaaaagttaatgaaTATTAGCTGGTACCTGTTGCATTCAGAATATCACTCAAAAAAGGCCGCAAAGCTGGTGGCGCAGAGTGTGGCAAAAGATAGGTGAAAAAATACCTGCAAAAAATCCCACAGACTGATTAGAATACAGTGGCTTAGTTTCCCTGGTGATTAAGTTGTCTATATTTCCCCGTGACTCAATTATCCATATGCAACTAGTAAGGCTGCTTTGGTTATTAAGTTATGTTTGACAAAGCACTTCACTGGCATCTCACAGACAGGTTCCCGTCAGCTGGCCTGAAAGCTCAATCCTTGTAGCACAGCACGCTGCCAAGCACCACCTGAAACCTACCTTGCACAGGCTCATGCAACAGAgctttccctctttccccagGGCCATTTTTGAACACTAAAGCATTGCATTTCCCACCAAAACCAGAcctatagaaaagaaaagactCACGCAAGACTGTTCCCTTGCCCTGGAAAGGTTTGGCATTCTTAATGCCCCTGGAAAGGTAGGATGACTCATTCCCTGAACCTTCCAGAGAACTCCTGTTCTACAAGAGACAAGTGTATTACTGCAAGGCTGCAATAATCTGTGCAGGGATTTGCCCTTTAACACTGAATCCTGCAAAATCAGGCTCCCTTACTAAGTCCTTCTGTGAAAATATCCAGTTGCCAAGGCTTCCCCATGGTACTTGACCGGCCGAGCATCAATGGTGAGTGGAAGTCATCGTGCATTCAGCTGGTGGCCAACACAAAGTGGCAGCCCCTCGCCCGTTATCTGTTTCATCGCTCTTCCATAGGTGCCCATAGTCTCCACAGGGAGAGTCGGGAGTTCCAGGGAAGGGTTATAGCCAGCCTGTTCCCAACAATGGGGGTTCAAAGCTGGTGGGCTTTGGCAGGTAGCCCATGCTGCCACCACTTTCAGCAAACACAGCCGTGGATGTCAAGTGCCAGGGCTTGTTTGGCAAACAGTAAATTCACAGGTGCAACCTTTGGGGCAAGTTTCTAGAGGGTGTTGGGGAAAGGGAGCAGCAGAAGACAGATGCCTTCATTCTCACCAGACAACAACTACACAATTTTCCTGCCttataaggaaaataaatttgcttcaAAGCAATCCTTAACTGCCCTTTGACGGAGGTGAGGGGGAGTCACTCtgtggaagaaacagaagatgctAGAGGCTACATGGCAGTGAGTGAGCTCAATCACCCCAGTTTTTCCCCCCCATCTTGCTGGACATACCGATATGCATTGAAAAGattcttcttttcatttattccttCACATTTCCCAACCGCAGAGCACTTGAGAGGGAAGCTTTTTGTAGGGAAGTCGAGTGTGCAGTCATTATCTTCCTTGCATGACAGTTCCTCAGTGCTGGCATCATCCATGTCTGTCACTTTAAGGTTTCCATCCACCATAACAAACTGCCTCGGCTGGAAATCCAAGAGGACTATTGAACCCAGGGGGGAATGTGCCAAGTAAAACAGCAGTTTCACAAGACTCAGGCAAATCTGAGAGAGAGATGAATATGCATgggaaaaacagatgaaaaccagCTATTAAATTGGAAGTAGAACAAAGGGGAGGGCAttcaatgaaattaaaagcaaaaaaaaaaaaaaaaagcatatagcACTTAAAAGGTAATTATATGTATGCTACAAAATTTATTATCAACATTGCCACAGGATTTGACTGGTAAGTAGtttagcagcatttttttaaaatgtgcatataCAAAAAGAGACATTTGCAGCTAGAGGAACTAGAGGAGAAAGCTGTGAGGAAAACAATAGCAGCCTTCATGTTTCAGGAACTATATTGATTTGCTAGCTGAAATCAGAAGGGTTTTTTCCCACTCTGGCATAGAATTAATAcattcccctcccttcccccatgCTGCTCCATACAGACTGAGGCTCCATGGTCATTAATACCAGATTCATGCCTTGCTGCATCACTCAGCAGTATGAATTTGGGCGTACAATCGTGCTTCTGAAGAATTAGCCGAAGCATGCAATGTATTTATGGccagcttttttgcttttatgtcaACTTTctggcagcagggaaaggcCAGACAATACCTGATCCAGCAGCAAGttcagtaaataatttttgaacAAACTGGAGCTAGAAAAGCGCATTTATACTGTGCCAGCACTTTGTTCAAGTAGCTTTTTGCAGCAGTTCTCATTCATTATCGGGAGTCCTGGCATCAGACAAAGATATGATCAGACCGTATCGTCAGCTAGGTGTGCCAGGCAGACCCGCGCCACCCCTCGATGCCTCTGATAGGGATTTGTGCAGGCGCGAGCGTTTGTTCACTTGGAACGGCTCGCAGAACCACTGCTATCTGATGTGGCTCATCGGAGGGGAATCCCATCCGTTTAGACACCTTCATTAGGAAACAGGACTAGACAGTACCACTGTAAATTCTGAGTTAGTGTCTTCATCAGTCAAAAGATTACTGAAACCTTAATGCCACCGTATCAGACCTTGCCCCCAGCTTACTCAGCATCGTGGGTTTCTAGCTCTACAGGAGACTGGCACTTTTGA comes from the Falco cherrug isolate bFalChe1 chromosome 7, bFalChe1.pri, whole genome shotgun sequence genome and includes:
- the LOC102059909 gene encoding extracellular tyrosine-protein kinase PKDCC-like, whose amino-acid sequence is MAAVRARRGARLSAAALLALGALALLALLALPALPAGRGEGRPGSPPPPPLPLPPGLREELRQRRRDLRRLAAAAGGGGEAAAGGLGCGDLSLATGVSVLGWGFTKVVARAALAGGGAVALKSVHGAGREVRQCVQRYGAPAGCRRLAAYKLLKEVTLLRRLQHPGIVQLHGQCYDNSGDAEIRVTAMLELGAPLEMIHLLQTPWEERFKICLSLVKLLFYLAHSPLGSIVLLDFQPRQFVMVDGNLKVTDMDDASTEELSCKEDNDCTLDFPTKSFPLKCSAVGKCEGINEKKNLFNAYRYFFTYLLPHSAPPALRPFLSDILNATGNLRYGINETLKAFENVLHLYKSGLYLQKRPLLLKGYISLKGFRTVEGEDYKCWPSYSHLGCLLSVHSAEEAAAICNSQSQCQSFIVTQQRTWTGRPLASFQSSLTDLIPDADAVVYIKRSASSGEKL